In the Clostridium sporogenes genome, one interval contains:
- a CDS encoding M4 family metallopeptidase, which translates to MKSKKLLTILLSAIITASSISSVYAAGPVGIKNKYQPKTTTIFWEKGKQNNKKSATNIASKKFNNFEEINQFFQQNISRFGLKKGSLKSTKTLKDEKRKTHYHTIYQVDGIPVYYGRIVFTTKKDSTISSINGGVDISFENENWKNKIKLSKSDAIAKAKNNIKYEELHDSKADLYLYNFEGKPYVVYLVDLSTDTGNWNIFVNAEDGSIVNKFNNTPTLTNTRDKKFISTKKTNTKVNKSNNVVDIQGNTIKGKGKSSLNGIVDIDLTYKDGKYYLKNSNKNIYVYDLNNKYVNTFTTPRSSILKASKLVENNSSEFIDDKHIIAVDAYINLEKTYDYYKNKFNRNSIDNKGMNVEAFIHHGEKYAGAEWSEDLGSMLLGDGDGKDSSHMSKALDVVGHEFSHGVTHKESNLKYENESGALNESFSDIMGIAIKGTNFKLGEDCWKPNTEEAGIRDMQDPSKKYQPAHMKDYRYIDIFYDNGGVHLNSGIINHAAYLIADGIEKLGVKNSKDIMAKLFYTANCYEWDETTNFSKCRNDLIKVTKDLYGENSKYVQIVENAFDKVGITATPQLPL; encoded by the coding sequence ATGAAAAGCAAGAAATTATTAACTATACTTTTAAGTGCTATAATAACAGCTTCATCAATCTCATCCGTTTACGCTGCTGGGCCTGTAGGAATAAAAAATAAATACCAACCAAAAACTACCACCATATTCTGGGAAAAAGGCAAACAAAATAATAAGAAATCTGCCACTAATATAGCTTCAAAAAAATTCAACAATTTCGAAGAAATAAACCAGTTCTTTCAACAAAATATATCTAGGTTTGGTTTAAAAAAAGGCTCTCTTAAAAGTACCAAAACTTTAAAGGATGAAAAAAGGAAAACCCACTATCATACCATTTATCAAGTGGATGGTATCCCTGTATACTATGGAAGAATTGTTTTTACTACTAAAAAAGATTCCACTATAAGCTCTATAAATGGCGGAGTAGATATTTCTTTTGAAAATGAGAATTGGAAAAATAAAATCAAACTATCAAAAAGTGATGCTATAGCAAAAGCTAAAAATAACATTAAATATGAAGAGTTACATGATTCAAAGGCAGACTTATATTTATATAATTTTGAAGGAAAGCCTTATGTTGTTTATTTAGTAGATCTAAGCACAGATACTGGAAATTGGAATATCTTTGTTAATGCTGAAGATGGTTCTATAGTAAATAAATTTAATAATACCCCTACTCTAACTAATACTAGAGATAAGAAATTCATTAGTACTAAAAAAACTAATACTAAAGTTAATAAATCAAATAATGTAGTTGATATTCAAGGCAATACCATTAAAGGGAAAGGTAAAAGCTCTTTAAATGGAATAGTAGATATTGATCTAACTTATAAAGATGGAAAATATTATTTAAAAAATAGCAATAAAAATATTTATGTCTATGATCTAAATAATAAATATGTAAACACTTTTACTACCCCTAGATCTTCTATATTAAAAGCTTCTAAGCTTGTAGAAAATAATAGCAGCGAATTTATAGATGATAAACATATAATTGCTGTAGATGCTTATATAAACTTAGAGAAGACTTATGATTATTACAAAAATAAATTTAATAGAAATAGTATTGATAATAAAGGTATGAATGTTGAAGCCTTTATTCATCATGGTGAAAAATATGCGGGTGCTGAGTGGAGCGAAGATCTTGGTTCCATGCTTTTGGGGGATGGTGATGGAAAAGATAGTTCTCATATGTCAAAGGCTTTAGATGTTGTAGGTCATGAGTTTAGTCATGGTGTAACACATAAAGAATCTAATCTTAAATATGAAAATGAATCTGGTGCTTTAAATGAATCCTTTTCAGATATTATGGGGATAGCTATTAAAGGTACAAATTTTAAATTAGGTGAAGACTGCTGGAAACCAAATACTGAGGAAGCTGGAATAAGAGATATGCAAGATCCATCTAAAAAATACCAACCAGCTCATATGAAAGATTATAGATATATAGATATATTCTATGACAATGGTGGTGTTCATTTAAATTCAGGTATAATAAATCATGCAGCTTACCTAATTGCAGACGGAATAGAAAAATTAGGAGTAAAAAATAGTAAAGACATTATGGCAAAATTATTTTATACAGCTAATTGCTATGAATGGGATGAAACAACAAATTTCTCTAAATGTAGAAATGATTTAATTAAAGTTACTAAAGATCTTTACGGTGAAAATAGTAAATATGTTCAAATCGTAGAAAATGCTTTTGACAAAGTTGGAATAACTGCTACACCTCAATTACCATTATAA